A genome region from Desulfobotulus mexicanus includes the following:
- a CDS encoding ATP-binding protein translates to MHQQNMFNIGSDIKTTQIITQNVILFTPSSDQIIPAETLNPLIFSPQTASVVTELQEQFLDSIGSNLIQPEIIRSKIFSRIEDAIEKGQDILVHGPSGYGKSAVLHKLTQDLREKGIPCLPLRLDRRIPDKSARQYGMEMDLQGSPALALSAMAGEDKAVLILDQLDAIRWTAAHSSRAMDICKEMLRQVRALREQGKDRILVFACRTFDLENDPEIRAFLEGPEKEKFVKIAVEALAEEEIRGIIGPDFESLSKQQRRILAIPLHLSMWLKIREDGGQMPFQTATQLMRCFLENLRRTLEEKASVSAKEMDAFLKPLLDHMETRGEVSAPVGRLENSSTILLDKLISFGLLQKDRQRISFCHQRYLDYLVAERLLPRIYEGNGTVLTWLGIREQQSLFRREQLRQVLTLLTEESAPDFFSAAQNLLESPHVRFHMKHLVLEILGQLDAPSEEIRHYCLDLSKKDKWQGHMLETVFSGHAPWVRILLTSGSIQRWLSLSQEEEAFKALSLLRSVTDTLPDQVAETLRPFLHKGEDWPRRILNTLCWDEANDSDAMFALRLDLIRCGHMKSPVCWDSLGSKSPLRAVRLVETILSTWHLDTQGRLIRKENDDFKNWYRPDLQILKKTIAQCPEQGWKLLFPEIVRLTDIHPDPHDETRLGMWEKEGFYYRRPQTDFARGALEILIQAGKILLDEQTEFLLEELSSLEKSTSPVVQEILMSLYANLPSHHADVGIRWLLSDTEKFWLDSYAKKSKWGPAIRLIKKLSPHCSQGLFHELEETLIHYHSPQEKFNAEYFLKGWQHGNFGHYWGRTQKFLLLALDSSRIKASTRDLIRVLKRKFREVPEATYFRSGATSGGFIGSKLTPNLEKISDSAWLRIVSSKKVTKKDNLKWIQKNSEHVLTTSINQFAASLSSMARRFPERFVKLALRFPPDTHPAYFAAILEGFTYKPPAENKAESQQDSWSPAQIKNIEAFLVQHPPGEDEAYALLFCRMLRERADEPWQEKTLSHLIHYATQHPDPRMENEGSDGTKVHHLDGRSLNCVRGVAADAIGRILSKHGDCFEIMRPAIEALVRDPHPAVRMAAIKAIEPVMNIDRDLAARWFSMACEGDPRIAASPHGLPLFNALIPGHTETVGHLIPEMAFSSFQDVAFQGARQVAGRWLFWDFFEEELSQCRNGTLAQRRGVAHVAASFIHDIKHFEKCKDLLLQFMNDGEKEVRNELRNIFREGGLLERSEAIPFIRAYIRSQAFDDSFNHFIRDLKEFKGDLVPLADIIFAVFEEIPKILKEKRSHQPYPSQEMPGLLLRLYEQSQEKRNHSIALRCLDIWDLFFEERIAGVIGLTKNLEQ, encoded by the coding sequence ATGCACCAGCAAAATATGTTCAATATTGGCAGCGACATTAAAACTACACAAATTATCACTCAAAATGTCATCCTCTTTACACCATCTTCAGATCAAATCATTCCTGCGGAAACCCTTAATCCTCTTATATTTTCTCCACAGACAGCTTCCGTTGTGACGGAACTTCAGGAGCAGTTTCTGGATTCCATTGGCTCCAACCTGATCCAGCCAGAAATTATCCGCAGCAAAATCTTCAGCCGGATAGAGGATGCCATCGAAAAGGGTCAGGATATCCTTGTGCATGGGCCTTCGGGATACGGAAAAAGTGCTGTCCTCCATAAGCTCACACAAGACCTCAGGGAAAAAGGCATTCCCTGCCTTCCCCTGCGTCTGGATCGGCGGATTCCCGACAAAAGCGCCAGACAGTACGGAATGGAAATGGATCTGCAAGGCTCCCCGGCTCTGGCCCTCTCCGCCATGGCTGGAGAGGATAAGGCCGTCCTGATTCTCGATCAGCTGGATGCCATCCGCTGGACGGCTGCCCATTCCAGCAGAGCCATGGATATCTGCAAGGAAATGCTGAGACAGGTTCGTGCCCTTCGTGAACAGGGTAAAGACAGGATTCTTGTCTTTGCCTGCCGTACCTTTGACCTTGAAAACGATCCGGAAATCCGAGCCTTTCTGGAGGGGCCTGAAAAAGAAAAATTTGTCAAAATTGCTGTTGAGGCGCTTGCGGAAGAGGAGATCAGGGGCATCATCGGGCCGGATTTTGAAAGCCTGAGCAAACAGCAGCGGCGTATCCTTGCTATCCCCCTCCATCTTTCCATGTGGTTAAAGATCAGGGAAGACGGAGGGCAGATGCCTTTCCAAACCGCCACGCAACTGATGCGCTGTTTTCTGGAAAACCTCCGCCGCACTCTGGAAGAAAAGGCTTCTGTTTCCGCCAAAGAGATGGATGCCTTCCTGAAACCGCTTCTGGATCATATGGAAACAAGGGGAGAAGTGTCCGCTCCTGTCGGCCGCCTGGAAAACAGCAGCACCATCCTTCTGGATAAACTCATCTCCTTTGGACTTCTTCAAAAGGATCGGCAGAGAATCAGCTTCTGTCACCAGCGTTATCTGGATTACCTTGTTGCGGAACGTCTGCTTCCCCGCATTTATGAAGGCAATGGAACGGTACTCACATGGCTAGGGATCAGAGAACAGCAATCCCTCTTCCGGCGTGAGCAGCTTCGCCAGGTACTAACCCTTTTGACAGAAGAATCGGCTCCGGATTTTTTCAGCGCCGCCCAGAATCTTCTGGAGTCTCCCCATGTACGTTTCCACATGAAGCATCTGGTGCTTGAAATCCTTGGGCAGCTTGATGCACCCTCAGAAGAAATCCGTCATTATTGCCTTGACCTGAGCAAGAAAGATAAATGGCAGGGCCATATGCTGGAAACCGTTTTTTCAGGTCATGCGCCATGGGTTCGCATTCTTCTCACATCCGGCAGCATCCAGCGCTGGCTTTCCCTCTCCCAGGAAGAGGAGGCCTTCAAGGCTCTCTCTCTGCTCCGATCCGTAACAGATACCCTGCCGGATCAGGTGGCGGAAACCCTGCGTCCTTTTCTCCACAAAGGAGAAGACTGGCCCCGCCGTATTCTGAATACCTTATGCTGGGATGAGGCCAATGATTCAGATGCCATGTTTGCACTGCGTCTGGATCTTATCCGCTGCGGTCACATGAAAAGCCCCGTATGCTGGGATTCTCTGGGTTCAAAGTCCCCCCTGAGGGCCGTCCGACTGGTTGAAACAATACTTTCCACATGGCACCTGGATACCCAGGGTCGCCTTATCCGCAAAGAAAATGACGATTTTAAAAACTGGTACAGACCTGACCTGCAAATCCTGAAAAAAACAATCGCGCAATGCCCTGAGCAGGGCTGGAAACTTCTTTTTCCTGAAATTGTCAGATTAACGGACATCCATCCCGATCCACACGATGAGACACGGCTTGGCATGTGGGAAAAGGAGGGTTTTTATTATAGACGGCCTCAGACGGATTTTGCCCGCGGGGCGCTGGAAATCCTTATTCAGGCAGGAAAAATCCTTCTTGATGAACAGACAGAATTTCTTCTTGAAGAGTTGTCTTCTCTGGAAAAAAGCACCTCTCCTGTGGTTCAGGAAATTCTGATGTCCCTTTATGCGAATCTTCCTTCCCACCATGCGGATGTTGGTATCCGCTGGCTGCTTTCCGACACTGAAAAATTCTGGCTGGATTCTTACGCAAAAAAATCGAAATGGGGGCCTGCTATCCGCCTGATCAAAAAACTCTCTCCCCACTGTTCCCAAGGTCTGTTCCATGAACTGGAAGAAACCCTTATCCATTACCATTCCCCACAAGAAAAATTTAACGCCGAGTATTTTCTCAAAGGATGGCAGCATGGCAATTTCGGTCACTACTGGGGCAGAACCCAGAAATTTCTGCTTCTTGCTCTGGATTCTTCAAGGATAAAAGCTTCCACCAGAGATCTCATAAGGGTTCTGAAACGAAAATTCAGAGAGGTTCCAGAGGCTACTTATTTCAGGTCAGGGGCTACTTCCGGAGGATTCATCGGTTCCAAACTCACGCCCAATCTGGAAAAAATCAGCGACTCTGCCTGGCTCCGCATTGTCTCTTCTAAAAAAGTTACGAAAAAAGACAATCTCAAATGGATTCAAAAAAACTCAGAGCATGTCCTCACGACATCCATAAACCAGTTTGCGGCCAGCCTATCCTCCATGGCAAGGCGATTTCCTGAAAGATTTGTAAAGCTTGCCCTTCGCTTCCCACCAGATACCCATCCCGCGTATTTTGCAGCCATTTTGGAGGGTTTTACCTATAAGCCTCCTGCGGAAAATAAGGCTGAATCTCAGCAAGACTCCTGGAGTCCTGCGCAGATAAAAAACATTGAGGCTTTTCTGGTTCAGCACCCTCCGGGAGAAGACGAGGCATATGCCCTGCTTTTCTGTCGTATGCTCAGGGAAAGGGCCGATGAACCCTGGCAGGAAAAAACCCTTAGCCATCTGATTCATTATGCCACCCAGCATCCAGATCCGAGAATGGAAAACGAAGGGTCTGATGGGACTAAAGTTCATCATCTTGATGGACGCAGTCTCAACTGTGTCCGTGGAGTGGCCGCAGATGCCATAGGCCGTATCTTGTCGAAGCATGGAGACTGCTTTGAAATCATGCGGCCCGCCATTGAAGCTCTTGTCCGAGACCCCCATCCCGCCGTCAGAATGGCGGCCATCAAAGCCATTGAACCGGTTATGAATATAGACAGGGATCTGGCAGCTCGCTGGTTTTCCATGGCCTGTGAGGGAGATCCACGCATAGCTGCCTCACCACATGGCCTGCCTCTTTTCAACGCTCTGATTCCAGGCCATACTGAAACCGTCGGTCATCTGATTCCTGAAATGGCTTTTTCTTCCTTCCAGGATGTGGCTTTTCAGGGGGCAAGGCAGGTTGCGGGACGCTGGCTGTTCTGGGACTTTTTTGAAGAAGAACTGTCCCAGTGCAGAAACGGCACGCTCGCACAGAGAAGAGGGGTAGCTCACGTGGCAGCTTCATTCATACATGACATAAAGCATTTTGAAAAATGTAAGGATCTTCTTCTCCAGTTTATGAACGATGGAGAAAAGGAAGTACGGAATGAGCTGAGAAATATCTTCAGGGAAGGTGGTCTTCTTGAGCGTTCTGAGGCGATACCCTTCATACGGGCCTACATCAGGTCTCAGGCCTTTGACGACAGTTTTAACCATTTCATTCGAGACTTGAAGGAGTTCAAGGGAGATCTTGTCCCCCTGGCAGATATTATTTTTGCAGTTTTTGAAGAAATCCCCAAAATTCTGAAAGAAAAGAGATCCCATCAGCCCTATCCATCTCAGGAAATGCCAGGTCTTCTGCTGCGGCTTTACGAGCAGTCACAGGAAAAGAGAAACCACAGCATTGCCCTGCGCTGTCTGGATATCTGGGATCTCTTTTTTGAGGAACGGATAGCCGGGGTGATAGGACTGACAAAAAATCTGGAACAGTGA
- a CDS encoding tetratricopeptide repeat protein, protein MDSSQNASANGSGNVIIQISGDGNHIDYKRPYLTLIPPKRRAPRAEKEIDLLNPYSRSIPLIGRDANLKKLWEWLHTSRPISVCTIAGGAGCGKTRMAIELISHLDTEEPGKWQAGFLTGKELKRFADLQNLADWGWQKPVLIVVDYAAGLTSFLKVWLEELSQNEGSEPGPPLRILLLEREADKNGGWFQSLFEGGFSEARVPELFDPPEPMLLDTIDTPEHRRELLTAMLERLSRLHGQNPPPIPLPGENSLFDQELAKPTWKDPLYLMMAALLSLRSGIVEVLELPRTELAFELADREMGRFSKNSPPGEKDLLLHLAALVTMNGGLSQSLTLELAKQECDTLGKNCTNGPGVLVDRLSMLLPAPDHGIAPVLPDILGEALVLRIFGKYAMDIQKKTMKRMVDSLDMYAVVPFVIRTLQDFSHTGNTRPMEWLEALIETGKTHTPDLLFVLEGALPQHTLSLREKAVEITKLLLEQMEKSNEKKPEIAILAQQAGIKNNLAVRLSELGRREEALQNAEKATEIYRQLAEARPEAFLPNYATSLNNLANHLSELGRREEALHNAEKAMEIYRQLAEARPEAFLPEYARSLNNLANRLSELGRREEALHNAEKAVEIRKQLAEARPEAFLPEYAGSLNNLANHLSELGRREEALYNAEKAVKIDRQLAEARPEAFLPEYAGSLNNLANHLSELGRREEALYNAEKAVEIYKQLAAARPEAFLPDLAMTCGVKGKILLDSGKHQDAASSFAEGIQALLPLFTQNPHPFKPLMATLLQDYLKAAEQIGQKPENTLLDPVMAIMIKTHIPNSKE, encoded by the coding sequence ATGGATTCCAGCCAAAACGCTTCCGCAAACGGTTCCGGCAATGTCATCATCCAGATTTCCGGCGATGGAAATCATATTGATTACAAGCGTCCCTACCTGACCCTGATCCCGCCGAAGAGGCGTGCCCCACGGGCGGAAAAAGAAATTGACCTGCTCAATCCCTACAGCCGCAGCATTCCCCTGATAGGCCGTGATGCTAACTTAAAAAAACTGTGGGAATGGCTGCACACCTCACGCCCCATCTCCGTTTGCACTATTGCAGGCGGAGCAGGTTGTGGCAAAACCCGCATGGCCATTGAGCTGATAAGCCATCTTGATACAGAAGAACCCGGCAAATGGCAGGCAGGTTTTTTAACGGGCAAAGAGCTGAAAAGATTTGCAGACCTGCAGAATCTGGCGGACTGGGGCTGGCAAAAGCCTGTTTTAATCGTGGTGGATTATGCTGCTGGCCTGACTTCCTTCTTAAAGGTGTGGCTGGAAGAACTTTCACAAAATGAAGGATCTGAACCCGGCCCGCCCCTGCGCATCCTGCTACTGGAACGTGAAGCGGATAAGAATGGGGGCTGGTTTCAAAGTCTTTTTGAGGGCGGTTTCAGCGAAGCCCGTGTGCCAGAACTTTTCGATCCCCCTGAACCCATGCTGCTGGATACCATCGACACCCCAGAGCATCGGCGTGAGCTCCTGACCGCCATGTTGGAAAGGCTTTCCCGACTTCATGGGCAAAACCCGCCCCCCATTCCCCTTCCCGGTGAAAACTCACTTTTTGATCAGGAGCTTGCCAAACCCACCTGGAAAGACCCGCTCTATCTTATGATGGCCGCCCTTCTCTCCCTGCGCTCCGGCATTGTGGAAGTTCTGGAGCTTCCCCGTACAGAACTGGCCTTTGAGCTGGCGGATCGGGAAATGGGCCGGTTTTCAAAAAACAGCCCGCCTGGGGAAAAGGACTTGCTCCTCCATCTTGCCGCACTGGTCACCATGAACGGCGGACTCAGCCAGTCCCTGACGCTGGAACTGGCGAAACAGGAATGCGATACCCTGGGAAAAAACTGCACCAACGGGCCGGGCGTGCTGGTGGATCGACTCTCCATGTTGCTGCCTGCTCCGGATCATGGCATTGCCCCGGTGCTCCCGGATATTCTTGGAGAAGCCCTGGTACTGAGAATCTTTGGAAAATACGCCATGGACATACAGAAAAAAACCATGAAACGCATGGTGGATTCTCTGGATATGTACGCTGTGGTGCCCTTTGTAATCCGTACCCTTCAGGATTTCAGCCATACCGGAAATACCAGACCCATGGAGTGGCTGGAAGCACTGATTGAAACGGGAAAAACCCATACACCGGATCTCCTTTTTGTCCTGGAAGGGGCCTTACCCCAGCATACTCTGTCTCTCCGTGAAAAGGCCGTTGAAATCACGAAGCTGCTTCTTGAGCAAATGGAAAAAAGCAATGAGAAAAAACCAGAAATTGCCATCCTGGCCCAGCAGGCAGGCATAAAAAACAACCTCGCCGTCCGCCTCAGTGAGCTCGGCCGCAGGGAAGAGGCCCTTCAAAACGCGGAGAAAGCCACGGAGATTTACAGGCAGCTTGCCGAGGCAAGGCCGGAGGCCTTTCTCCCAAATTACGCTACCTCCCTGAATAACCTCGCAAATCACCTCAGTGAACTCGGCCGCAGGGAAGAGGCCCTTCACAACGCGGAAAAAGCCATGGAGATTTACAGGCAGCTCGCCGAGGCAAGGCCGGAGGCCTTTCTCCCGGAGTACGCTCGCTCCCTGAATAACCTCGCAAACCGTCTCAGTGAACTCGGCCGCAGGGAAGAGGCCCTTCACAATGCGGAAAAAGCCGTGGAGATCAGAAAGCAGCTCGCCGAGGCAAGGCCGGAGGCCTTTCTCCCGGAGTACGCAGGCTCCCTGAATAACCTTGCAAACCATCTCAGTGAACTCGGCCGCAGGGAAGAGGCCCTTTACAACGCGGAAAAAGCCGTGAAGATTGACAGGCAGCTCGCCGAGGCAAGGCCGGAGGCCTTTCTCCCGGAGTACGCAGGCTCCCTGAATAACCTTGCAAACCACCTCAGTGAACTCGGCCGCAGGGAAGAGGCCCTTTACAACGCGGAAAAAGCCGTGGAGATTTACAAGCAGCTCGCGGCGGCAAGGCCCGAGGCCTTTCTTCCGGATTTGGCAATGACCTGTGGGGTAAAAGGAAAGATTTTACTAGATTCAGGGAAGCACCAAGATGCTGCCTCAAGTTTTGCCGAAGGAATCCAAGCCCTTCTGCCGCTTTTCACCCAAAACCCCCACCCATTCAAACCGCTAATGGCGACTCTGCTTCAAGACTACCTCAAAGCCGCAGAACAGATCGGTCAGAAACCTGAAAACACACTTCTTGACCCTGTGATGGCAATCATGATCAAGACGCATATACCCAATTCAAAGGAGTAA